Genomic DNA from uncultured Fusobacterium sp.:
CTTAAGAGATATTTTTACTAATGATATAGATGAACTTATAGTTGATAATGAAGAGGTATATTGGGAAGTTATTGATTATATTAATGCTTTTAGTGAAAAAACTTTAAAAACTAAAATAAAATATTTTAAAGAGGAAAATGGAGAAAATATTTTTGATGTTTATGGAGTTAATAAAGAAATAGAGAATGCTTTGAAGGAAGAGGTAAGGCTTGAGTGTGGAGGCTATTTAGTAATTCAAAAGACAGAAGCACTTATAAGTATAGATGTAAATACAGGGAAAAATACAGGTAGTTACAATTTAGAAAGAACAGTATTAAATACTAATTTAGAAGCAGCTAGAGAGATTCCAAGACAGTTGAGATTGAGAAATCTTGGTGGAATTATTATTATAGATTTTATAGATATGAGATTAGAAGAGGATAAATTAGAAGTTTTAAAAACTTTGGAAGAAAATCTTTCTAAAGATAGAATAAAAAATAATATAGTACATTTTACTGACTTAGGGCTTATAGAGATGACTAGAAAAAGAACAGGAAAACCACTGTATAAGTATTTTCAAGAGACATGTCCTCTATGTGAGGGTACAGGAAAAGTAAAATCTAAAGATGCTGTAATTCATGATATGATGAGTGAAATAAAAATTTGTGCTAAAGATGAGGATATAAACACAATAAAAGTAATATTATCAAAAAAATTAAAGATTGCTTTTAAAGAGCTTTATTTCGAGTTTGTAGAAGATTATATAAAAAATAAAAAGAAGGAACTTATTTTAGAAGAAAATAATCAAAATGATTATAGTTATGAAATTATTTTGATGAAATAAGGATGGGTATATGAGAATAGGTGTATATGCAGGAAGTTTTGATCCAATAACTAAAGGACATTTTGATGTAAT
This window encodes:
- a CDS encoding Rne/Rng family ribonuclease, coding for MNQIVINIEEFQSRAAIIENGKVMEILIEREEEGRINGSIYKGKVANVLPGMESAFVNIGLEKNAFLYVNDLREFEEKYLDGICNSDRPIEDILTVGDEVVVQVLNEPRGTKGARVTTHYTLPGKYLVLMPNNDHIAISKKIKDEAERSRLEEIFKEIKPENMGVIIRTAAFGKSIFHFEREMEYLVKKWEDIEKKTKNAKIGEVLYKDNGVVTTVLRDIFTNDIDELIVDNEEVYWEVIDYINAFSEKTLKTKIKYFKEENGENIFDVYGVNKEIENALKEEVRLECGGYLVIQKTEALISIDVNTGKNTGSYNLERTVLNTNLEAAREIPRQLRLRNLGGIIIIDFIDMRLEEDKLEVLKTLEENLSKDRIKNNIVHFTDLGLIEMTRKRTGKPLYKYFQETCPLCEGTGKVKSKDAVIHDMMSEIKICAKDEDINTIKVILSKKLKIAFKELYFEFVEDYIKNKKKELILEENNQNDYSYEIILMK